A single genomic interval of Buchnera aphidicola str. Bp (Baizongia pistaciae) harbors:
- the rpsE gene encoding 30S ribosomal protein S5, whose protein sequence is MLQENLGLSFEVEILSNIGRNVSGDLKEKLISVNRVSKTVKGGRIFSFSALTVVGDGHGKVGFGYGKAREVPSAIQKAMEKARRNMIQVPLNNGTLQYSVTGSYTGSYIFMKPASNGTGIIAGGAMRSVLEVAGVHNVLAKTYGSTNPINVVRATMLVLESMKSPEMIALKRNKLVKEILENSYL, encoded by the coding sequence ATGCTGCAAGAGAATCTGGGCTTAAGTTTTGAGGTAGAAATTTTGAGTAACATTGGAAGAAATGTTAGTGGAGATTTAAAAGAAAAATTAATATCCGTGAATCGTGTTTCAAAAACAGTTAAAGGAGGAAGAATTTTTTCTTTTTCAGCATTAACAGTAGTTGGAGATGGTCATGGAAAAGTAGGATTTGGATATGGAAAAGCACGTGAAGTTCCTTCTGCTATTCAGAAAGCTATGGAAAAAGCACGTCGTAATATGATTCAAGTTCCGTTAAATAATGGCACATTACAATATTCTGTCACCGGTTCATATACGGGATCATATATTTTTATGAAGCCAGCTTCGAATGGTACAGGTATTATTGCTGGTGGAGCTATGAGATCTGTTTTAGAGGTAGCGGGTGTACACAATGTTTTAGCTAAAACTTATGGATCAACTAATCCTATTAATGTTGTACGTGCTACAATGCTAGTTTTAGAGAGTATGAAATCTCCGGAAATGATTGCATTAAAACGAAATAAATTAGTAAAAGAAATATTAGAGAATAGTTATTTATGA
- the rplF gene encoding 50S ribosomal protein L6, translating into MSRIAKQPIVIPSDVSITLIGQMVIVKGSKGELKRLIHDSVLVKSVKSCLVFSSRINSSVKGWAQAGTARSLVNSMIHGVTVGFFKKLKLFGVGYRISINSSKNLNMSLGYSHIIEYVLPFGIFVESISQAEIIVKGINKQLVGQVAANLRAYRKSEPYKGKGIRYSNEIVRVKEAKKK; encoded by the coding sequence ATGTCACGTATTGCTAAACAACCGATTGTTATTCCTTCTGATGTTAGTATTACATTGATTGGACAAATGGTCATTGTAAAGGGAAGTAAGGGTGAGTTAAAACGTTTGATTCATGATAGTGTTTTAGTAAAAAGCGTGAAGTCATGTTTAGTTTTTTCTAGTCGAATTAATAGTAGTGTTAAAGGTTGGGCACAGGCTGGAACTGCTAGATCTTTAGTTAATTCTATGATTCATGGAGTAACCGTAGGATTTTTTAAGAAACTTAAGTTATTTGGAGTAGGTTATAGAATTTCAATAAATAGTTCAAAAAATTTAAATATGTCTTTAGGATATTCTCATATTATTGAATACGTTTTACCTTTTGGTATTTTTGTAGAAAGTATTTCCCAAGCAGAAATAATTGTTAAAGGAATAAATAAACAGTTAGTTGGGCAGGTAGCTGCTAATTTGCGAGCATATAGAAAATCTGAACCTTATAAAGGAAAAGGTATTCGTTATAGTAATGAAATTGTGCGTGTTAAGGAGGCAAAAAAGAAGTAA
- the rplN gene encoding 50S ribosomal protein L14 produces the protein MIQEQSILNVADNSGARLAMCIKVLGGSRRRYAGIGDIIKISIKEAIPRGKVKKGEVFKAVIIRTKKGVKRSDGSIIRFDTNACVVLNNNDQPIGTRIFGPVTRELRNDKFMKIISLAPEVL, from the coding sequence ATGATACAGGAACAGAGTATATTAAATGTAGCGGATAATTCTGGTGCTCGTCTCGCTATGTGTATTAAAGTACTTGGTGGATCTCGTCGTCGGTATGCAGGAATCGGTGATATCATTAAGATTTCTATAAAAGAAGCTATACCTAGAGGAAAAGTAAAGAAGGGAGAAGTATTTAAAGCTGTAATAATAAGAACAAAAAAAGGTGTTAAACGTTCAGATGGTTCTATAATTCGATTTGACACTAATGCTTGTGTTGTATTAAATAATAATGATCAACCAATAGGGACAAGAATTTTTGGCCCTGTTACTCGGGAACTTCGAAATGATAAATTCATGAAAATTATTTCATTAGCTCCAGAGGTTTTGTAA
- the rplP gene encoding 50S ribosomal protein L16 — protein sequence MLQPKNTKFRKMHKGKNRGLAIGTNVHFGLYGLKAITRGRLKSSQIESARRAITRAIKRQGKIWIRIFPDKPITKKPLEVRMGKGKGNVEYWVALVQPGKILYEISGVSEELSRIAFKLAAAKLPVKTMFVTKLVM from the coding sequence ATGTTACAACCGAAAAATACTAAATTTCGAAAAATGCATAAAGGTAAAAATCGTGGATTAGCTATTGGAACTAATGTTCATTTTGGATTATATGGTTTAAAAGCAATTACTAGAGGGCGTTTAAAATCTAGTCAAATTGAATCTGCTAGACGAGCTATTACTCGTGCTATTAAAAGGCAGGGGAAAATTTGGATTCGAATTTTTCCTGATAAACCTATTACTAAAAAACCATTAGAAGTAAGAATGGGAAAGGGGAAGGGAAATGTTGAGTATTGGGTAGCATTAGTACAGCCAGGAAAGATTTTATATGAAATATCTGGTGTATCAGAAGAATTATCGCGAATAGCATTTAAGTTAGCAGCAGCTAAATTACCTGTAAAAACTATGTTTGTAACTAAGTTGGTAATGTGA
- the rplX gene encoding 50S ribosomal protein L24 — protein MAAKIKKNDQVIVLIGKDKGKIGIVRKVIAKSKVIVEGVNIVKKHTKPSPSQNKKGGIVEQESSINISNIAILNPTTKKSDRIGFRVKNGKKVRFFKSNNTICN, from the coding sequence ATGGCTGCTAAAATAAAAAAAAATGATCAAGTAATAGTATTAATTGGAAAAGATAAAGGGAAAATTGGTATAGTTCGAAAAGTTATTGCGAAGAGTAAAGTTATTGTAGAAGGTGTTAATATTGTTAAAAAACATACAAAACCTTCTCCTTCACAAAATAAAAAAGGAGGTATTGTAGAGCAAGAATCTAGTATTAATATTTCAAATATAGCTATTTTAAATCCTACAACAAAAAAATCTGATCGTATTGGTTTTAGAGTAAAAAATGGCAAAAAAGTAAGGTTTTTTAAATCTAATAATACTATTTGTAATTAA
- the rpsM gene encoding 30S ribosomal protein S13, translated as MARIAGINIANHKHVVVALMDVYGIGKTRSKLICLRTNISESIKILDLTKDQLELLRCEVLKFVVEGDLRREVTLSIKRLQDLNCYRGSRHRKKLPVRGQRTKTNARTRKGPRKLMKK; from the coding sequence GTGGCTCGTATTGCAGGTATTAACATTGCTAATCATAAACATGTTGTGGTTGCTTTAATGGATGTATATGGAATTGGTAAAACTAGGTCTAAATTAATTTGTTTACGAACAAATATTAGTGAAAGTATAAAAATTTTAGATTTAACTAAAGATCAGTTAGAACTATTGAGATGTGAAGTATTGAAATTTGTAGTTGAAGGAGATTTACGTCGTGAAGTAACGCTGAGTATCAAACGTTTACAAGATCTTAATTGTTATCGCGGTTCTCGTCATCGAAAAAAACTTCCAGTTCGTGGTCAAAGGACTAAAACAAATGCTAGAACTAGAAAAGGCCCGCGTAAGTTAATGAAAAAATAA
- the rpsS gene encoding 30S ribosomal protein S19: MPRSLKKGPFIDIALLRKVEQAVEIRDKKPIRTWSRRSTIFPKMVGLTMLIHNGRQHIPVFITEDMVGHKLGEFVLTRTYRGHTADKKVKKR; this comes from the coding sequence GTGCCACGTTCTCTTAAAAAAGGTCCGTTTATTGATATAGCTTTATTGAGAAAAGTAGAACAAGCTGTAGAAATACGTGATAAAAAACCGATACGTACTTGGTCTCGTCGTTCTACAATATTTCCAAAGATGGTTGGTTTAACAATGTTAATTCATAATGGTCGTCAACATATTCCAGTATTTATTACTGAAGATATGGTAGGACATAAATTAGGTGAATTTGTTTTGACTCGAACATATAGAGGTCATACTGCTGATAAAAAAGTTAAAAAACGTTAG
- the rplR gene encoding 50S ribosomal protein L18 yields the protein MNKKKARLRRAARTRFQIKKLHLIRLVVHRTSKHIYAQIIDSKNALVLTSASTVEKEILNLVKYTGNIHASICIGKKIAERALMKGIINVSFDRSGFQYHGRVKALADAARESGLKF from the coding sequence ATAAATAAAAAAAAAGCTCGTCTTCGTAGAGCTGCAAGAACACGCTTTCAAATTAAGAAATTACATCTTATTCGTTTAGTTGTACATCGAACTTCTAAGCATATATATGCTCAGATTATAGATTCTAAGAACGCTCTAGTATTAACTAGTGCTTCTACTGTTGAAAAAGAAATACTTAATTTAGTGAAATATACTGGAAATATACATGCGTCTATTTGTATTGGAAAAAAAATTGCAGAACGAGCATTGATGAAGGGTATTATTAATGTTTCTTTTGATCGTTCTGGTTTTCAATATCATGGTCGGGTAAAGGCACTTGCAGATGCTGCAAGAGAATCTGGGCTTAAGTTTTGA
- the rplV gene encoding 50S ribosomal protein L22, whose product METIARHSQARSSAQKLRLVADLIRGKNIEHALNILTFCNKKASILVKKVLKSAISNAEHNHGSDINNLQVKKILIDEGPTMKRMMPRAKGRSDRILKRTSHITIVVSDSKVKDKKGRG is encoded by the coding sequence ATGGAAACAATTGCTAGACATAGTCAAGCTCGTTCTTCAGCTCAAAAATTACGTTTAGTAGCTGATTTAATTCGAGGAAAAAATATAGAACATGCATTAAATATTTTAACTTTTTGTAATAAAAAGGCATCAATTTTAGTAAAAAAAGTTTTGAAATCTGCAATTTCAAATGCTGAGCATAATCATGGATCTGATATAAATAACTTACAAGTTAAAAAAATTTTAATTGACGAAGGGCCAACTATGAAACGAATGATGCCACGTGCTAAAGGTCGTTCAGATCGTATTTTAAAACGTACTAGTCACATTACTATAGTAGTTTCTGATAGTAAAGTAAAAGATAAAAAAGGTAGAGGTTAA
- the rpsC gene encoding 30S ribosomal protein S3: MGQKVHPNGMRLGIIKHWNSVWFSNSKDFAKILDSDYQVRLFLRKELFKASVSRIVIERPSKSIRVTIYSARPGIVIGKKGEDVEKLRLSITNITGVPTQINIAEIRKPELDAKLVADNIVSQLERRIMFRRAMKRAVQNAMRQGAKGIKVEISGRLGGTEIARREWYREGRVPLHTLRADIEYNVSEAHTTYGVIGVKVWIFKGEILGGIGSIPKIEKQKPMSQLKKHQRRYRK, from the coding sequence ATGGGTCAAAAAGTACATCCTAATGGTATGAGGTTAGGGATAATTAAACATTGGAATTCGGTGTGGTTTTCAAATAGTAAAGATTTTGCTAAAATTTTAGATAGTGATTATCAAGTGCGTTTATTTTTAAGAAAGGAGTTATTTAAAGCGTCTGTTTCTAGGATTGTTATAGAGCGTCCGTCAAAAAGTATTCGAGTGACAATATATAGTGCGCGGCCTGGTATAGTAATAGGAAAAAAAGGGGAAGACGTAGAAAAATTGAGGTTGTCTATAACAAATATTACTGGTGTACCTACGCAAATTAACATTGCTGAAATTCGAAAACCAGAATTAGATGCAAAATTAGTAGCTGATAATATAGTATCACAATTAGAACGAAGAATTATGTTTCGTAGAGCTATGAAAAGAGCTGTACAAAATGCTATGAGACAGGGTGCTAAGGGTATTAAAGTAGAAATAAGTGGTCGTTTGGGTGGAACAGAAATTGCAAGAAGAGAATGGTATCGAGAAGGTCGTGTTCCTTTACATACATTGCGTGCTGATATTGAATACAATGTTTCTGAAGCCCATACTACATATGGTGTTATTGGTGTAAAAGTTTGGATATTTAAGGGAGAAATTTTAGGCGGTATAGGATCTATTCCAAAAATAGAAAAACAAAAACCTATGTCTCAATTAAAAAAGCATCAACGAAGATATAGGAAATAA
- the secY gene encoding preprotein translocase subunit SecY has protein sequence MIKKKLETKLKNFGNQFSELKQRMYFVIFSLIVFRMGSYIPIPGIDTVALASLLEHHRGTIIEMFNMFSGGALSRASIFALGIMPFISSSIIVQILTLIHPKFIEMKKDGEQGRHRINKYIRYITLILAALQSFGMSISLPNIPGLKDVIIDPSISFYGIAIISLITGTIFLMWLGELITEKGIGNGISIIIFSGIVSGLPSSFLNTVEKVRQGSLHVLLFCFIGIVIFLVTLLVVYIERSQRKITISYAKRNLGHRTYSMNSTHLPLKLNMSGVIPAIFASSIVLFPATIASWFGNRDHFKWLVDIVFYLQPTKPLYILTYITAIIFFCFFYTGLAFNPRETADNLKKSGAFILGIRPGEKTAQYINKIMLRLTFLGSMYMAFICLVPELMRFFMDVPFYFGGTSLLIIVVVIIDFISQVQTYIMSTQYESVLKKNKFRF, from the coding sequence ATGATAAAAAAAAAACTAGAAACTAAATTAAAAAATTTTGGTAATCAATTTAGCGAATTAAAACAAAGAATGTATTTTGTAATATTTTCGTTAATAGTATTTCGAATGGGTTCGTATATTCCTATTCCTGGAATTGATACTGTAGCTTTAGCTTCATTATTAGAACATCATAGAGGTACTATTATAGAAATGTTTAATATGTTTTCTGGTGGAGCTTTAAGTCGTGCGTCTATTTTTGCTTTAGGTATTATGCCGTTTATTTCTTCATCTATAATTGTACAAATATTAACTTTAATTCATCCAAAATTTATTGAAATGAAAAAAGATGGTGAACAAGGTCGTCATAGAATTAATAAATATATTAGATATATTACGTTAATATTAGCGGCATTACAGTCATTTGGAATGTCTATAAGTTTGCCTAATATACCTGGATTAAAAGACGTTATTATAGATCCAAGTATTTCTTTTTATGGCATAGCAATCATAAGTTTAATTACTGGTACTATTTTTTTAATGTGGTTGGGTGAGTTAATTACTGAAAAGGGTATTGGAAATGGTATTTCAATAATTATTTTTTCTGGTATTGTTTCAGGTTTACCTAGTTCTTTTTTAAATACTGTTGAAAAAGTTAGACAAGGAAGTTTGCATGTATTGTTATTTTGTTTCATCGGAATAGTAATATTTTTAGTAACCCTACTAGTTGTTTATATTGAGCGTAGTCAAAGAAAAATTACTATTAGTTATGCTAAAAGAAATTTAGGACATCGAACATATTCTATGAATAGTACGCATTTGCCGTTAAAATTAAATATGTCTGGTGTTATTCCAGCTATTTTTGCATCAAGTATTGTTTTGTTTCCTGCAACTATTGCATCTTGGTTTGGTAATAGAGACCATTTCAAATGGTTAGTCGATATTGTATTTTATTTGCAACCTACAAAACCTTTATATATATTAACTTATATTACTGCGATAATTTTCTTTTGTTTTTTTTATACAGGATTAGCTTTTAATCCTCGTGAAACTGCTGATAATTTAAAAAAATCTGGCGCTTTTATTCTTGGAATTCGACCTGGCGAAAAGACTGCTCAATATATTAATAAAATTATGTTACGTTTAACTTTTCTCGGTTCTATGTATATGGCTTTTATTTGTTTAGTTCCTGAACTTATGCGTTTTTTTATGGATGTTCCATTTTATTTTGGTGGTACTTCATTGCTTATTATAGTAGTGGTAATTATAGACTTTATATCTCAAGTACAGACATATATTATGTCTACGCAGTATGAATCAGTGCTTAAAAAAAATAAATTTAGATTTTAA
- the rpsH gene encoding 30S ribosomal protein S8, whose protein sequence is MSMQDPIADMLTRIRNGQFASKISVIMPSSKLKVKISILLKEEGYIKDFSVNSTNKPILEIFLKYFRSKPVIENITRVSSPSLRIYARNNKLPQVMSGLGIVIISTSQGVLTDQVARKKGLGGEIICNVS, encoded by the coding sequence ATGAGTATGCAAGATCCTATAGCAGATATGTTAACTAGAATTAGAAACGGTCAATTTGCTAGTAAGATTTCTGTAATTATGCCATCTTCTAAATTAAAAGTAAAAATTAGTATTTTATTAAAAGAAGAAGGTTATATTAAAGATTTTTCTGTAAATAGTACTAATAAACCTATATTAGAAATATTTTTAAAATATTTTAGAAGTAAACCTGTTATTGAAAATATAACTAGAGTTAGTTCTCCTAGTTTACGAATATATGCTAGAAATAATAAGTTACCTCAAGTTATGTCTGGTTTAGGCATTGTTATTATTTCTACATCTCAAGGGGTTTTAACTGATCAAGTAGCTCGCAAGAAAGGTTTAGGCGGTGAAATTATTTGCAATGTTTCATAG
- the rpmC gene encoding 50S ribosomal protein L29, which yields MKKVEIKKKTIKELNIELMNLLREQFNLTLQHSAKKLQQSHLLQHVRRNIAQVNTILAEKEKECD from the coding sequence ATGAAAAAAGTTGAGATAAAAAAAAAAACAATCAAAGAATTAAATATTGAGCTAATGAATTTGTTGCGAGAACAATTTAATCTTACTTTACAACATTCTGCTAAAAAACTTCAGCAGTCGCATTTACTCCAACATGTTCGTCGTAATATTGCTCAAGTTAATACTATATTAGCCGAAAAGGAAAAAGAGTGTGATTGA
- the rpmD gene encoding 50S ribosomal protein L30: MIKLISITQIKSSIGRLPKHKATLSGLGLRYIGHTVLRKNTPSVRGMIKLLSFMLRIN, from the coding sequence ATGATTAAGCTAATTAGTATTACTCAAATTAAGAGTTCTATAGGTCGTTTACCTAAACATAAAGCTACGTTATCTGGATTAGGATTACGTTATATTGGACATACAGTTCTTCGTAAGAACACTCCTTCTGTACGTGGAATGATAAAATTACTATCTTTTATGTTAAGAATTAATTAG
- the rpsK gene encoding 30S ribosomal protein S11: protein MVKELIRVKKRVKKQILDGIAHIHASFNNTIISISDKKGNVLGWATSGGSGFRGSRKSTPFAAQVAVERCADIVKSYGIKNLEVMVKGPGPGRESSIRTLNTIGFRIINITDVTPIPHNGCRSPKKRRV, encoded by the coding sequence ATGGTAAAAGAACTAATTCGTGTAAAAAAACGTGTTAAAAAACAAATTTTAGATGGTATTGCACATATTCATGCATCATTTAATAATACTATAATTTCTATTAGTGATAAAAAAGGAAATGTTTTAGGATGGGCTACTTCAGGAGGATCTGGATTTCGAGGATCTAGAAAATCTACTCCATTTGCTGCTCAAGTTGCTGTTGAGCGTTGTGCAGATATTGTGAAAAGTTATGGTATAAAAAATTTAGAAGTAATGGTTAAAGGTCCAGGACCTGGTCGAGAATCTAGTATTAGAACTTTAAACACTATTGGATTTCGTATCATTAATATTACTGATGTGACTCCTATTCCTCATAATGGTTGTCGTTCTCCTAAAAAGCGTAGGGTTTAG
- the rpsD gene encoding 30S ribosomal protein S4, with amino-acid sequence MAKYLGPKLKLCRRENTDLFFKSGIRAIDSKCKFDQFPGQHGSKRQRLSDYGVQLREKQKVRRLYGILEAQFRNYYKHASRLKGNTGENLLFLLENRLDNVTYRIGFGSTRAEARQLVSHKSILVNNCTVNIPSYQVSPGDVISIHKNSKLQSRIKAALELSEQRETPIWIEVDFNKMQGIYKRVPERSDLSAEINEYLIIELYSK; translated from the coding sequence ATGGCAAAATATTTAGGTCCAAAATTAAAATTATGTCGTAGGGAAAACACTGATTTATTTTTTAAATCAGGTATACGTGCAATTGATTCTAAATGTAAATTTGATCAGTTTCCTGGTCAACATGGTTCTAAAAGACAACGATTATCTGATTATGGTGTGCAGTTAAGAGAAAAACAAAAGGTTCGTAGATTATATGGTATTTTAGAAGCTCAATTCCGAAATTATTATAAACATGCGTCTAGATTAAAAGGAAATACTGGAGAGAATTTATTATTTCTTTTAGAAAATCGTTTAGATAATGTCACCTATAGAATAGGTTTTGGTTCTACTCGTGCTGAAGCACGTCAATTAGTTAGTCATAAATCTATATTAGTTAATAATTGTACGGTCAATATTCCTTCATATCAGGTTTCCCCTGGAGATGTAATTAGCATTCATAAAAATTCTAAATTACAATCTCGAATTAAAGCTGCGTTAGAATTGTCAGAACAACGCGAAACTCCAATTTGGATAGAAGTAGATTTTAACAAGATGCAAGGAATATATAAAAGAGTTCCTGAGCGTTCTGATTTATCTGCAGAAATCAATGAGTATTTAATTATTGAGCTTTATTCGAAGTAA
- the rplO gene encoding 50S ribosomal protein L15, with protein sequence MYLNTLSPNSKSHKKSKRVGRGIGSGFGKTSGRGHKGQKSRSGCKIRRGFEGGQMPLYRRIPKFGFVSLKKEKVAEVRLEDLKNFSNCIINLQFLKKTGLIKKNIKYVKIISSGSIITNILIIRNLFVSKSVRNIIESSGGKIEENN encoded by the coding sequence ATGTATTTAAATACTTTGTCTCCAAATTCTAAATCTCATAAAAAATCTAAAAGAGTTGGTAGAGGAATTGGGTCTGGTTTTGGAAAAACTTCTGGTAGAGGACATAAGGGACAAAAATCGCGTTCTGGTTGTAAAATACGAAGAGGTTTTGAAGGTGGGCAAATGCCGCTTTATAGGCGTATTCCAAAATTTGGTTTTGTTTCTTTAAAAAAAGAAAAAGTAGCTGAAGTAAGATTAGAAGATTTAAAAAATTTTTCTAATTGTATTATTAATTTACAATTTTTAAAAAAAACAGGTCTTATTAAAAAGAATATTAAATATGTTAAAATAATATCGTCTGGATCAATTATAACTAATATATTAATAATTCGTAATTTGTTTGTTTCTAAAAGTGTTCGTAATATTATTGAATCTTCTGGTGGTAAAATTGAAGAAAATAATTAA
- the rpsQ gene encoding 30S ribosomal protein S17 codes for MIDKFRTLSGQVISNKMQKSAIVSIKRLIKHPLYKKFVKKTTKLCIHDENNQCSFGDIVEIRECRPISKTKSWMLVRISKKSLRS; via the coding sequence GTGATTGATAAATTTCGTACGTTGTCTGGTCAAGTTATTAGTAATAAAATGCAAAAGTCTGCAATAGTTTCTATTAAAAGATTAATTAAGCATCCTTTATATAAAAAGTTTGTTAAAAAAACAACTAAATTGTGTATACATGATGAAAATAATCAATGTTCGTTTGGTGACATCGTAGAAATTCGTGAATGTCGTCCAATTTCTAAAACTAAATCTTGGATGTTAGTTCGCATTTCAAAAAAATCTTTAAGATCATGA
- the rpmJ gene encoding 50S ribosomal protein L36, translating to MKVRTSVKKLCRNCKIVRRYNVVRVICKSEPKHKQRQG from the coding sequence ATGAAAGTGCGTACTTCAGTTAAAAAGTTATGTAGAAATTGTAAAATAGTTCGTAGATATAATGTAGTTCGCGTAATTTGTAAATCAGAACCGAAACATAAACAACGTCAAGGTTAA
- the rpsN gene encoding 30S ribosomal protein S14 yields the protein MAKQSMKAREVKRIKLAKKFYSRREHLKSIISDLSVLEQDRWKAVLKLQTFPRDSSPIRQRNRCSQTGRPHAFLRKFGLSRIKVREAAMRGEIPGLKKSSW from the coding sequence ATGGCCAAACAATCTATGAAAGCTCGAGAAGTAAAAAGAATAAAATTAGCAAAAAAATTTTATTCTAGGAGAGAACATTTAAAATCAATTATTTCAGATTTGTCTGTGTTAGAACAGGATCGGTGGAAAGCTGTTTTAAAATTGCAAACATTTCCGCGTGATTCTAGTCCTATTCGTCAGCGAAATCGTTGTAGTCAAACAGGACGTCCTCATGCTTTTTTAAGAAAGTTTGGGTTGAGTAGAATTAAGGTACGTGAAGCTGCTATGCGTGGCGAAATTCCTGGTTTAAAAAAATCTAGTTGGTAA
- the rplE gene encoding 50S ribosomal protein L5 has product MVALYDYYKNSISKKLMLNFNYSSVMQVPKIDKITLNIGVGIATIDKKNLDFAISDLTKISGQKPLITKARKSIASFKIRKGYPIGCKVTLRGNRKWDFFERLIFIVIPRIRDFRGFSNKSFDGKGNYSIGIKEQIIFPEIDFDKIDRIRGINITITTTALSDREGYALLSAFNFPFRT; this is encoded by the coding sequence ATGGTAGCTTTATATGATTATTATAAAAATAGTATATCTAAAAAATTGATGTTGAACTTTAATTATTCTTCGGTTATGCAAGTTCCTAAAATTGATAAAATTACTTTAAATATAGGAGTAGGAATTGCAACGATCGATAAAAAAAATTTAGATTTTGCAATATCTGATTTAACAAAAATTTCTGGTCAAAAACCTTTAATTACTAAGGCACGTAAATCTATTGCTAGCTTTAAAATTCGTAAGGGATATCCCATTGGTTGTAAAGTGACTTTGAGAGGCAATCGAAAGTGGGATTTTTTTGAACGTTTAATTTTTATTGTAATTCCAAGAATTCGAGATTTTCGTGGTTTTTCTAATAAATCTTTCGATGGAAAAGGAAATTATAGTATTGGTATTAAGGAACAAATTATTTTTCCAGAAATTGATTTTGATAAAATTGATCGTATTAGAGGAATTAATATTACGATTACTACTACTGCATTGTCTGATCGAGAAGGTTATGCTTTATTATCAGCTTTTAATTTTCCTTTTCGAACATAA
- the rplB gene encoding 50S ribosomal protein L2, whose protein sequence is MAIIKCKPTSPGRRHAIKVVNPSLYKGKPISSLIRKNSKSGGRNNCGRITTRHIGGRHKRFYRIIDFKRNKDNIPAIVERLEYDPNRSSNIALILYSDGDRRYILASKGLMVGSKIVSGFNAEIKIGNALPMKNIPIGTVIHNVEIKPGKGGQIARSAGTYVQLISRENSYVTIRLRSGETRKLESKCRATIGEVGNSESMLRVLGKAGASRWRGIRPTVRGTAMNPVDHPHGGGEGRNFGKHPVSPWGLQTKGKKTRKNKRTEKFIIRHRHK, encoded by the coding sequence ATGGCTATTATTAAATGCAAACCTACATCTCCAGGTCGTCGTCATGCTATAAAAGTAGTAAATCCTAGTTTATATAAAGGAAAACCTATTTCCTCATTAATTAGAAAAAATAGTAAAAGTGGCGGTCGTAATAATTGTGGAAGAATTACCACTCGTCACATTGGTGGTAGACATAAAAGATTTTATAGAATAATTGATTTTAAAAGAAATAAAGATAATATTCCTGCTATTGTTGAGCGTTTAGAATATGATCCTAATAGATCTTCTAATATTGCATTAATATTGTATTCTGATGGAGATAGACGATATATTTTAGCTTCTAAGGGATTAATGGTAGGTTCAAAAATTGTATCAGGTTTTAACGCAGAAATAAAAATAGGAAATGCGTTACCTATGAAAAATATTCCTATAGGTACGGTTATACATAATGTAGAGATAAAACCTGGAAAAGGAGGACAAATTGCGCGTTCAGCAGGTACTTATGTTCAATTAATATCACGCGAAAATTCATATGTTACTATTCGATTGCGATCTGGTGAAACTAGAAAACTAGAATCAAAATGTAGAGCTACGATAGGAGAAGTAGGAAATTCGGAATCTATGTTAAGGGTGTTAGGTAAAGCAGGGGCATCTAGATGGCGTGGTATACGTCCTACTGTTCGAGGAACTGCTATGAATCCTGTAGATCATCCTCATGGAGGTGGAGAAGGGAGAAATTTTGGGAAACATCCAGTAAGTCCTTGGGGTTTGCAAACTAAGGGAAAGAAAACAAGAAAAAATAAACGTACGGAAAAATTTATTATTCGCCATCGTCATAAATAA